GATGAACAGGATGATATAGGTCGAAGAGACTGCGATTGGTGCACCAAGGATGCCCTGATCGGTGAAGATATAGGTGAAGAAGCGCGAAGCGTCATAGCCGCGATGATTGAGGAACCCCGGCAGCCAGGGCCCCAGGAAAGAATAGGCGATGAAGACGCTCACGATGACCACCAGCACGAGCCCGGTCAGGCGACGAGTCAGTTCCAGGATCAGAATGACACCAGCGGCAGCCGCATACAGATCGCCCGGCTGTGCCATCGCAGTTCCCGCTCGCAGGCGCAATGCGCCCACGACAAACAGGATATAACCAAGCACCGCAATTGATGCGATGCCCAGTAGCCAGTCGCCTTCGTAGATCCTGCCGCGATCGCGTCCGGAATACAGCCAGCCAGCAGCTATTGCCGCGACGGTGCCCAGGATCAACGGAACACCAAAGCTGCCAAAGACAAAGCTCGGAGGATTGGCTGCGCCGGCAAACCACCAAGCCAGCCAGGCATAGGCAATCATCGCGAAGGCATAGCCTGTGCCTGCCAGTGCAAGTGCAAGAAGCACCTTTTCCGACCAACCGCGCCGGACAGGGGCGTTTTCGTCTATGATGGCTTCGTCAGATTGCGTCAGGGCCGAGTAGCCGAGGAACCCTATCACCAAGCCGCCGGTGACATGGATCATGCGATAGGCCCAAGTCTCAAGCGGGAACAGGTTCATCACAAGGATATGAAACAGTGTATAGCCGATGCAAAGCGCAGCAAAGAACAGGCCGATGCGGCCCTGCAGGCTGCGTTGCGTCGAGGTTAGCGGTTCGTCATCGACTGATTGTGCAACGACGGTTCCCTCCAGTTCGGAGGAAGGCTGTTGTGACGGGCTGGAATGGGACATCGAAGGCTCCATTGCAAATGAGGACAAGACCGGCGGCGATCGGCCCGCCCGGTTGTCCGGATCATGTGCGGCAAGACCTTCCGCACGTTGCTGTCAGAGAGAATGGCGCCCCAGCTTCATACCGGGGCGCTGCTGCACTTCAGCCGCGCAGCTCGTCAGGGATCTCGATCCCGGCCTCGTCAAAATAGCGAACCGCGCCCGGATGATAAGGCAGGAAGGTGTTCTGATCCGCGTTTTCGGGAAGCGTTTCGACAGCAGCCGCATGGATCTGTAACATTGCCTCGTTGTTCTCCATCACCAGCTTGGTGATTTCATAGGCTAGGCTTTCGGGCATCTCTGCCGAGACGGTGGCAAAATTCCACATCGCCACGGTGCCATGCGCTGGAATGCCGGGATACATGTCCTCACGGATGTCATAGGCTGAAACCTCGGGCATGGCCTCAAGGATCTGTCCGCGCTGCTCTTCGGTGAATCCGAAGATGCTCACTTCGTTTTCTGCTGCGATCTGGGAGAAGGCCGAAATCGGAACACCCGCGGCGAAAGAGAACGCGTCGATCAGACCGTCCTTGACCTGCCCGGTAGAGTCGCTGGCTCCGGCAAAACTGACATTCGGGCTGACACCAATCACCTCGAAAAAGCGCGGCCAGTAAGTCGCGGCGGTTCCGCCCGCTGGTCCGACAGACACACGCTTGCCATCCAGCTTGGAGACATCGTCTATTCCGGTAGATGCGAGCGCAACTGCTTCGAAGGGGGTTTGATACATCGGAAACAGTGCACGCAACTGCTTGTGTTCTACGCCGGGCGCCAGTTCGCTTTCGCCTGTCCAGGCCTCATATGCCGGCCCCATGGTCAACAGGCCGATCTGGTGATCCCCGGTCTCGACCAGCGTCGCGTTCTGTATCGGTCCGCCGGTGACTTCTGCTGACGCGTTCACGCCCAGGTTCTGGCTGATCATCGCTGCCAAACCCGTGCCATAAATGAAATAGGTGCCGCCCTGGCTGGCGGTGCCGATGGTCAAGCTTCCTGGCCAATCCTCGCGATCCTCTTGAGCGATGGCAGGCTGAACCAGCATCATTGCGGACATGGCAACGGCGGCGATACGGTAAATACGCATTGAATTCCTCCCGAAATGCATCTTTCCCACAAGCAACTGCCCGTGGAATGTGCTCTGAAAAGCAATGCGCGCCCTGCTGCGGCAAGGGATCTGACTACGGTCAGCGCGAGAAAACCGTCGCCGCGATGCAGCAATGGGTGGATTTCGTAACATTGGCCGGAAATCATGTCCCGACTTTGCTACATCAGTCGTCCTGACCTTCCGCTTCGAGGCCAAGCTGCTTCTTGTCTATGCCATATTTCTGCATCTTCTCGTAAAGTGATTTACGCGACAAGCCGAGAGATTCGTAAACCGGTTTCAGCTTGCCGCCATGGCTGAGAAGTGCGCCGATCAGGACATTGCGCTCGAACTCGGCCACCTGATTTGCAAGGCGCATTGGTTCTTCGCCCAAATCTGTTACGGGCTGAAGAGCAACACCCAAGGCGTAGCGATCAGCGGCATTGCGCAACTCGCGCACATTGCCCGGCCATTGGGCGGCATTCACCTGGTTGATCAATCGCGGCGAAATCACCGGCGGATCGCAACGATATCTCGAAGCGGCCTCCTGGACCAGCTTACTGAACAGCAGCGGAATATCCTCGCGCCGGTCTGAAAGCGGAGGAATGGTCAGGGTAACGACATTCAACCTGTACAGCAGATCGGCCCGAAAACGGCCAGCAGCCACTTCTTCCTCGAGAGGAGAGCGGGAGGTTGCAATAAAACGCACATCCAGCGGGCGTTCATCATGCGATCCAAGGCGGGTGATGACCCGGTTTTCAACCACCCTGAGAAACTTCCCCTGTATATCGATCGGCATGGAACCGATCTCATCCAGCAGGATTGTTCCGCCCTGTGCGTGCTCGAACTTGCCATATCGCTCGCGCATGGCACCGGCAAAGGCACCTGGATCATGTCCAAACAGCTCGGATTCGATCAGACTGGCAGGCAATGCCGCGCAATCGATCGAAATGAATGGCCTCGTCGCGCGCGGAGAAAGATCGTGCAGGGCACGGGCCACGACTTCTTTCCCGACACCGGTTTCACCGATAATAAGAACATCGGCCTCTGTCGGCCCGATAGTGCGCATACGGCGACGCAGGTCAATCATCGCATTCGACCTGCCTACCAGGCGCAGCTCAAGATCATCGACCTGCCCGGCTGCCGCGCGCAGCACCCGATTTTCAAGTATGATGCGCCGGAAATCCATCGCGCGCGTCGCGATATCGGTGAGCTGTTGCGCCTGAAAGGGCTTTTCCAGAAAATCATGCGCGCCATCGTGCATGGCACGCACGGCCAATTGGACATCACCATGTCCCGTCACCAGGACAACCGGAATTTCGGCATCAATTTCGGCCACCCTGTTCATGAATGTCAGCCCGTCCATGCCCGGCATGCGGATATCGGTCACGACTATTCCGCGAAATCCGAAATTGATCAGGTCCAGTGCCGATTGGGCCTCCGCAAAGCTCTCGACCTCGAATCCGGCAAGATCCAGTGATTGCTCCATGGACAGGCGGATGTCCTCTTCGTCATCGATCAGCAATACCCGTCCACTCATGTCGATGCCTCGCCTTCACCATCCGATGCGGTTCGCAATTCGATCTCGAATGTTGCGCCACTGCCGGGTGCATCGCGCAATCTCAACTCGCCACCGAAATCGCGGATGATATTGTATGATATCGACAGGCCTAGACCCAATCCCTGACCCACGCCCTTGGTCGAGAAAAATGGATCGAAAATCCTTTCACGCAAATCGGCAGGGATCCCGGGACCGTTGTCCGCGACGCAGAGCGTCATTGTATCACCATCACCCACAGATTCCGTGGAAACCCTGATTTGCGGGTCTTGAGCGTCGTCCAGAGCATCCAGAGCGTTGGCCATCAAGTTCACCAACACCTGCTGCAAGCGCACAGGTTCCGCGATGACCTTGAGCCCATTGGGGACATTATCAATCGAAATTTCTACGGGCCTGTCCTTGAGCCGCCATGAGATGACTTCGACACTATCGCGAACCAGTCCGGAAAGGTCGACCGGCTCGAGTTGCTGCCTCGGTTTGCGGGCGAAATTCCTCAGCGTGCGGCTGATCTCTGCCATGCGGTCGGCCAGACCCTGGATGCGGACGATATTCTTGCGCGCCTCGTCATAGCGTTGCCGCTGCATAAATGTTTCGGCATTGTCGGCAAAGTTACGCACTGCGCCAAGTGGTTGGTTGAACTCGTGGCTGAGCGCAGCCGACATCTGACCTATTGCTGCCAACTTTGCGGATTGGACGAGGCGCCGCTGCGTTCGCCGCAACTCTGTCTCGGTCGCTCGCCGTTCTTCGACTTCGCCTTTCAGCCGCCGATTGACGGCGCCCAGCTCGGCAGTACGCTCGGAAACGCGTCGTTCAAGCAGCGCTTGCGTTGCACGATGATAGGCTGCCAGTTCAAGTCCGCGGTTTCGGCGCTGAATCAGGAAAGTAGCGGCAAGCGCTGCCAGAGAAACAGCCAGGATCACGATGAGTGCCATGTTCCAGGCCTGTTGTCGGGCCGAGGAAATGTCGACCAGTACCCGTACTGTCCATCCGGCATCCGGCATGGCCTGCGCGATCATCATGAAGGTCCGGGTTTCATCCTTTTCAGCGACCTCAACCAGTTGATGCTCTTGATAACTGCCGGTCTGCTTCACTGGCAGGACATCGATCTCTCTGCCGGCATAGCGTTGAACCTCGCGCGATCTATCCAGCATCTCGGAACTAAGCGGAGCCAGCGAGGAATATGTCCATTTCTCACGCGCCGAAAGGAAAATGACACCTTCTGGATCGGTGACGATGATTTCATATTCCGATGCCCTCCAGCTGCTTTCAAGCCGGTCCAGATCAACCTTTTGCACAACGACTCCAGTGACTTTGTCATCGTCCTGCACCGGCGCAGCAAAATAGTAGCCGCGGCGATCAGAGGTCGTACCCAGCCCATAGAACCGGCCCAGCCTACCCGCGAGGGCGTCATCGAAATAGGGTCGATAAGAGAAATTCTGCCCAATGAAGGGAAACTCGGAATTGTGGTTGCTGGCGGCCACGGTCAGACCGTCTGGACGCATGATGTAAAGGTCAGACGACCCCAGCAAAGTATTAACGGACTCAAGATAGTCGTTCGCCGCCCGCACGATTCCCTGATCGTCCGAGTGCGAGACCGCTTCTCGCAAAACCGGCTGCTGCGCCAGAAGTTGTGGTAAGCGCTCGTATCGAGCAAGTTCACCGTCCAGCGTTGCGACGGCCAGCTTCATTGTGCTGTCGCCACGGGCTTTACTTTCCGACAGATAGTAGTTGGTGAGCGGTCCGACGCCGAAAACTAACAGGGCAATGCACAGGGCAAGCCCGATGCAAAGGGGTAGTGTCCGGAAAAGAGCGCCTTTGCGACTTTCCAGCACATCATCTGTAAGCGGTAGCGAAGTTCTGATCATCTTGCCCTATCTGTAACACCTGTATCGTCCACATTAAGCAAAATGTAGATAGTTGTGCCGGGCAGAGCTATCGCATTTGGATCACGGTCTCTCCCCCCTTTGAGAAGGCTCTGTAAAAATGCATCATCCCATCCCGAACGTTTGAGCTTTATGGGGAGAGTTCCCTTGGACGGTGATGTCACATTGACTCGACCGTCCTGCAAGTTGACATGCCGGACGTGGATCAGGCGACATTCGCTGCGGATTTCCATGCCTCGAATGCTTCCAGTCGGTGGGAACGGATTGTGAGGGCGGCGCGACGGCGGGCTGGGACAGAGAAGGCATTTCGAGCTGCGGACTGCATCGACACGAAGCGCTGCAATCCAGCTGGCGGTCGGAAGCCTTCTGTCGGCCGTCAGCG
This region of Paracoccus saliphilus genomic DNA includes:
- a CDS encoding sigma-54-dependent transcriptional regulator, encoding MSGRVLLIDDEEDIRLSMEQSLDLAGFEVESFAEAQSALDLINFGFRGIVVTDIRMPGMDGLTFMNRVAEIDAEIPVVLVTGHGDVQLAVRAMHDGAHDFLEKPFQAQQLTDIATRAMDFRRIILENRVLRAAAGQVDDLELRLVGRSNAMIDLRRRMRTIGPTEADVLIIGETGVGKEVVARALHDLSPRATRPFISIDCAALPASLIESELFGHDPGAFAGAMRERYGKFEHAQGGTILLDEIGSMPIDIQGKFLRVVENRVITRLGSHDERPLDVRFIATSRSPLEEEVAAGRFRADLLYRLNVVTLTIPPLSDRREDIPLLFSKLVQEAASRYRCDPPVISPRLINQVNAAQWPGNVRELRNAADRYALGVALQPVTDLGEEPMRLANQVAEFERNVLIGALLSHGGKLKPVYESLGLSRKSLYEKMQKYGIDKKQLGLEAEGQDD
- a CDS encoding TAXI family TRAP transporter solute-binding subunit; the encoded protein is MRIYRIAAVAMSAMMLVQPAIAQEDREDWPGSLTIGTASQGGTYFIYGTGLAAMISQNLGVNASAEVTGGPIQNATLVETGDHQIGLLTMGPAYEAWTGESELAPGVEHKQLRALFPMYQTPFEAVALASTGIDDVSKLDGKRVSVGPAGGTAATYWPRFFEVIGVSPNVSFAGASDSTGQVKDGLIDAFSFAAGVPISAFSQIAAENEVSIFGFTEEQRGQILEAMPEVSAYDIREDMYPGIPAHGTVAMWNFATVSAEMPESLAYEITKLVMENNEAMLQIHAAAVETLPENADQNTFLPYHPGAVRYFDEAGIEIPDELRG
- a CDS encoding sensor histidine kinase, producing MIRTSLPLTDDVLESRKGALFRTLPLCIGLALCIALLVFGVGPLTNYYLSESKARGDSTMKLAVATLDGELARYERLPQLLAQQPVLREAVSHSDDQGIVRAANDYLESVNTLLGSSDLYIMRPDGLTVAASNHNSEFPFIGQNFSYRPYFDDALAGRLGRFYGLGTTSDRRGYYFAAPVQDDDKVTGVVVQKVDLDRLESSWRASEYEIIVTDPEGVIFLSAREKWTYSSLAPLSSEMLDRSREVQRYAGREIDVLPVKQTGSYQEHQLVEVAEKDETRTFMMIAQAMPDAGWTVRVLVDISSARQQAWNMALIVILAVSLAALAATFLIQRRNRGLELAAYHRATQALLERRVSERTAELGAVNRRLKGEVEERRATETELRRTQRRLVQSAKLAAIGQMSAALSHEFNQPLGAVRNFADNAETFMQRQRYDEARKNIVRIQGLADRMAEISRTLRNFARKPRQQLEPVDLSGLVRDSVEVISWRLKDRPVEISIDNVPNGLKVIAEPVRLQQVLVNLMANALDALDDAQDPQIRVSTESVGDGDTMTLCVADNGPGIPADLRERIFDPFFSTKGVGQGLGLGLSISYNIIRDFGGELRLRDAPGSGATFEIELRTASDGEGEAST